A single Candidatus Eisenbacteria bacterium DNA region contains:
- a CDS encoding DUF1028 domain-containing protein, with translation MCSVAAAPLALALAAAIATPACAGVVAAGRPNPLAHTYSIVARDAKTGEMGVAVQSHYFSVGPVVPWAEAGVGAVATQSLVLVDYGPLGLQLMREGLTAKEALDSLLKADPHNEGRQVAMVDAFGGIAAYTGRACIPDAGDAQGDGFSCQANLMANATVWPAMKAAFESAQGDLAERMMQALEAAEKAGGDIRGRQSAAMVIVKGRSSGKPWNDYVINLRVEDSPKPLEELRRLITLRRAYNAEDRGDAFTAEKKPAEAAAAYAEAVKLAPDVVELQFWAALTMYTTGQTKEGLELFRKVFAREPRWLELIPRLAKVGLFPDDARKIAEVQGMRSRSRLSR, from the coding sequence ATGTGTTCCGTCGCCGCCGCGCCGCTCGCCCTTGCCCTCGCCGCCGCGATCGCCACGCCCGCCTGCGCGGGCGTCGTGGCCGCCGGCCGGCCGAACCCGCTCGCGCACACCTACTCGATCGTCGCGCGCGACGCGAAGACCGGCGAGATGGGCGTCGCCGTGCAGTCGCATTACTTCTCGGTCGGGCCGGTGGTGCCGTGGGCCGAGGCCGGCGTCGGCGCGGTGGCGACGCAGTCGCTCGTGCTCGTGGACTACGGCCCGCTCGGCCTGCAACTCATGCGCGAGGGGCTCACGGCGAAGGAGGCGCTCGACTCGCTGCTCAAGGCCGATCCGCACAACGAGGGCCGGCAGGTGGCGATGGTGGACGCCTTCGGCGGCATCGCCGCGTACACGGGCAGGGCGTGCATTCCGGACGCGGGCGACGCGCAGGGCGACGGCTTCTCGTGCCAGGCGAACCTGATGGCGAACGCGACCGTGTGGCCGGCGATGAAGGCGGCCTTCGAAAGCGCGCAGGGCGATCTCGCCGAGCGGATGATGCAGGCGCTGGAAGCGGCCGAGAAGGCGGGCGGCGACATCCGCGGCCGCCAGTCGGCGGCGATGGTGATCGTGAAGGGCCGGTCTTCGGGCAAGCCGTGGAACGACTACGTCATCAACCTGCGCGTCGAGGACTCGCCGAAGCCGCTCGAGGAGCTGCGGCGGCTCATCACGCTGCGCCGCGCCTACAACGCCGAGGACCGCGGCGACGCCTTCACGGCCGAGAAGAAACCCGCCGAGGCCGCCGCGGCGTACGCGGAAGCGGTGAAGCTCGCGCCCGACGTGGTCGAGCTGCAGTTCTGGGCGGCGCTCACGATGTACACGACCGGCCAGACGAAGGAGGGGCTCGAGCTCTTCCGCAAGGTGTTCGCGCGCGAACCGCGCTGGCTGGAGCTGATCCCGCGGCTCGCGAAGGTGGGCCTGTTCCCCGACGACGCGAGGAAAATCGCCGAAGTGCAGGGCATGCGGTCCCGCTCCCGGCTGAGCCGCTGA
- a CDS encoding deoxyhypusine synthase: protein MTPKDKPSSRYLRGTRINPPAITGKETVADLVDQAFLAYNGARLREGARLLVERMLADDVTVALSVTGALTPAGLGMSAIIPLMRAGFVDWIVSTGANLYHDAHFGLGLAMHQGTFAVDDVELREKGVVRIYDIFFDYEVLLDTDAFFREIIAGPEFQRTMSTAEFHHLCGRYLRAREQKLGLEARSLLAAAYEYGVPIYTSSPGDSSIGMNIAAKALEGGKLLLDVNADVNETAGIVWDAKARGGRSAVWILGGGSPKNFLLQTEPQIQEVLGIAEKGHDYFLACTDARPDTGGLSGATPAEAVSWGKIDPDQLPGTVICYADSTITLPLLTAYALARHAPRERKRLYDRRADVMQRLKDAYFAHGRANEGAAKE, encoded by the coding sequence ATGACCCCGAAGGACAAGCCGTCGAGCCGCTACCTGCGCGGCACCCGCATCAACCCACCGGCGATCACGGGCAAGGAAACCGTCGCCGACCTGGTGGATCAGGCGTTCCTCGCCTACAACGGCGCCCGCCTGCGCGAGGGCGCGCGGCTGCTGGTCGAGCGGATGCTCGCCGACGACGTCACGGTGGCGCTGTCGGTGACGGGAGCGCTGACGCCCGCGGGGCTCGGCATGAGCGCGATCATCCCGCTCATGCGCGCCGGGTTCGTGGACTGGATCGTCTCGACCGGCGCGAACCTGTACCACGACGCCCACTTCGGCCTCGGGCTGGCGATGCACCAGGGCACGTTCGCGGTGGACGACGTCGAGCTGCGCGAGAAGGGTGTCGTGCGCATCTACGACATCTTCTTCGACTACGAGGTGCTGCTCGACACCGACGCCTTCTTCCGCGAGATCATCGCGGGCCCCGAGTTCCAGCGCACCATGAGCACCGCCGAGTTCCACCACCTGTGCGGCAGGTACCTGCGCGCGCGCGAGCAGAAGCTGGGGCTCGAAGCCCGCTCGCTGCTGGCCGCCGCGTACGAATACGGCGTGCCGATCTACACCTCGTCGCCGGGCGATTCGTCCATCGGCATGAACATCGCGGCCAAGGCGCTGGAGGGCGGCAAGCTGCTGCTCGACGTGAACGCCGACGTCAACGAGACGGCCGGCATCGTCTGGGACGCGAAGGCGCGCGGCGGACGGAGCGCCGTGTGGATCCTGGGAGGCGGCAGCCCGAAGAACTTCCTGCTGCAGACCGAACCGCAGATCCAGGAGGTTCTGGGCATCGCCGAGAAGGGTCACGACTACTTCCTCGCCTGCACCGACGCGCGGCCGGACACCGGCGGGCTTTCCGGCGCGACGCCGGCCGAGGCGGTGAGCTGGGGCAAGATCGACCCCGACCAGCTGCCGGGCACGGTGATCTGCTACGCCGACTCGACGATCACGCTGCCGCTGCTCACCGCGTACGCGCTCGCCCGCCACGCGCCGCGCGAGCGCAAGCGCCTCTACGATCGCCGCGCCGACGTCATGCAGCGCCTGAAGGATGCGTACTTCGCGCACGGACGGGCGAACGAGGGCGCGGCGAAGGAGTAA
- a CDS encoding CotH kinase family protein: MSREPCGPRCAAPQGRRHQRWFVMLACGAALAAGPLVRESLAAGDSLFAGDQVHAISIAFAQPAWRETLAAWHDAGVETYLPAVVVVNGASYDSVGVRFKGQSSYLFSNDKKPFRLVFDEFRGSQRLDGLKSVHLNNAWRDPSFLREKLHLGFLRDAGVAAPRANHATLEVNGEPWGLYVLVEHVDKKFLESRFGEKDGNLYKAVDGIATNAGGGPPPLSDFRWYGPDPADYTDRYELKTDDSERPWSDLLAVADALAHSPDLPAALPSLVQLERFGRAMAADNLLGNLDSYAGSGRNFYAYFPKDGRPMEWIAWDAGLSFGAYRVDRTDPRTLPPDYVSDDDDRPLLARLLGEPALRRDYLDGYAALFRDQFSVPRLLARVDSLAALVRPYVLADPKKATTNEQFEESLVSDVRLGDLVVPGLASFLRARAATVAAWLAADGGAPAGCRLAGIVPNPARSSVSFTVELASAGSLRLEVFDPAGRRVAELANGAWSAGSHTLDADVSGLAPGLYLCRLRAARGESVKRIVVLP; encoded by the coding sequence ATGAGCCGGGAGCCGTGCGGTCCGCGGTGCGCCGCGCCGCAAGGGAGGCGGCACCAGCGCTGGTTCGTGATGCTCGCGTGCGGAGCGGCGCTGGCGGCGGGTCCGCTGGTGCGCGAGTCGCTGGCCGCCGGCGATTCGCTGTTCGCCGGCGATCAGGTGCACGCGATCTCGATCGCGTTCGCGCAGCCGGCGTGGCGCGAGACGCTCGCCGCATGGCACGACGCGGGCGTCGAGACGTACCTGCCGGCCGTCGTGGTGGTGAACGGCGCGAGTTACGACAGCGTCGGGGTCCGATTCAAGGGTCAGTCGTCGTACCTGTTCTCGAACGACAAGAAGCCCTTCCGGCTCGTGTTCGACGAGTTCCGCGGTTCGCAGCGGCTCGACGGGCTCAAGAGCGTTCACCTCAACAACGCCTGGCGGGACCCTTCGTTCCTGCGCGAGAAGCTCCACCTGGGCTTTCTTCGCGATGCCGGCGTCGCGGCGCCCCGCGCCAACCACGCGACGCTGGAGGTGAACGGGGAGCCATGGGGGCTCTACGTGCTCGTCGAGCACGTGGACAAGAAGTTCCTCGAGTCCCGCTTCGGGGAGAAAGACGGCAACCTCTACAAGGCCGTGGACGGAATCGCCACGAACGCGGGCGGGGGACCGCCGCCACTGTCGGACTTCCGCTGGTACGGGCCCGACCCGGCCGACTACACGGATCGCTACGAGCTCAAGACCGACGACTCGGAGCGCCCGTGGTCCGACCTTCTCGCGGTGGCGGACGCACTCGCGCACTCGCCGGACCTGCCCGCGGCGCTTCCCTCGCTCGTCCAGCTCGAGCGCTTCGGTCGGGCGATGGCGGCCGACAACCTGCTCGGCAACCTCGACTCGTACGCGGGCAGCGGGCGCAACTTCTACGCCTACTTCCCAAAGGACGGTCGTCCGATGGAGTGGATCGCGTGGGACGCCGGCCTGAGCTTCGGCGCCTATCGGGTGGACCGTACCGACCCGCGGACGCTTCCGCCCGACTACGTGAGCGACGACGACGACCGCCCGCTGCTCGCCAGGCTGCTCGGGGAGCCGGCGCTGCGTCGGGACTATCTCGACGGCTACGCGGCGCTCTTCCGCGATCAGTTCTCGGTTCCGCGCCTGCTCGCGCGGGTGGATTCGCTCGCGGCCCTCGTGCGCCCGTACGTCCTCGCCGATCCGAAGAAGGCGACGACGAACGAGCAGTTCGAGGAGAGCCTGGTTTCCGACGTGCGCCTGGGCGACCTCGTCGTGCCCGGGCTGGCGTCGTTCCTTCGGGCGCGCGCGGCCACGGTCGCCGCGTGGCTCGCCGCGGACGGCGGCGCGCCGGCCGGCTGCCGGCTCGCGGGCATCGTGCCCAACCCCGCGCGCTCGAGCGTCTCGTTCACCGTCGAGCTCGCCTCCGCGGGGTCCCTGCGCCTGGAGGTCTTCGACCCCGCCGGTCGGCGCGTCGCGGAGCTGGCGAACGGTGCATGGTCCGCCGGCTCGCACACGCTGGACGCCGACGTCTCGGGTCTTGCGCCGGGCCTATACCTGTGCCGGCTGCGTGCGGCGCGCGGCGAGTCGGTGAAACGGATCGTCGTCCTGCCCTGA
- a CDS encoding zinc-binding dehydrogenase produces the protein MQATVFERHGGPEVLEPREIPDPLPAAGEALVRVRACGINHLDLWVRSGLPGLVVEMPHVLGSDVVGEVAALGPGVSGLAVGAKTLVHPTLSCGECDACRAGEDNLCRHHDVLGRRRNGGYAGYVRVPARNCLPFPDRLTWEQAAAAPLVFLTAWHMLVGRAKLRAGEDVLVIGAGGGVGSAAVQVARLLGARVIATAGSAAKLERARSLGAEQLVNHASEDIAARVRGITARKGVEVVFEHVGGRVFEAGVASLARNGRLVTCGATIGAKATLDLNLLFGRHLSLLGSWMGTRDEMVAVLAELSAGRLEPVVDSVMPLARARAAHERIESRAHFGKVVLVP, from the coding sequence GTGCAGGCGACCGTCTTCGAGCGCCACGGCGGACCCGAGGTGCTCGAGCCCCGCGAGATTCCCGATCCGCTCCCCGCCGCCGGCGAGGCGCTCGTCCGGGTGCGCGCCTGCGGGATCAACCATCTCGATCTGTGGGTGCGCTCCGGGCTGCCGGGCCTGGTCGTCGAGATGCCGCACGTTCTCGGCAGCGACGTGGTCGGCGAAGTCGCGGCACTCGGACCCGGCGTGTCCGGCCTCGCCGTGGGAGCGAAGACGCTCGTCCACCCGACGCTCTCGTGCGGCGAGTGCGACGCCTGCCGCGCGGGCGAGGACAACCTCTGCCGGCACCACGACGTGCTCGGCCGGCGGCGCAACGGCGGCTACGCCGGGTACGTGCGGGTGCCGGCGCGCAACTGCCTGCCCTTCCCCGACCGGCTCACCTGGGAGCAGGCCGCGGCGGCGCCGCTGGTGTTCCTGACCGCGTGGCACATGCTGGTCGGTCGCGCGAAGCTGCGCGCCGGCGAGGACGTGCTGGTGATCGGCGCCGGCGGCGGCGTCGGCAGCGCCGCCGTGCAGGTGGCCCGGCTCCTCGGCGCGCGCGTCATCGCGACCGCGGGCAGCGCGGCCAAGCTCGAGCGCGCCCGCTCGCTCGGCGCGGAGCAGCTCGTGAACCACGCGAGCGAGGACATCGCCGCGCGCGTGCGCGGGATCACCGCCCGCAAGGGCGTCGAGGTCGTGTTCGAGCACGTCGGCGGACGCGTCTTCGAGGCCGGCGTCGCCTCGCTGGCCCGCAACGGCCGGCTCGTCACCTGTGGGGCGACGATCGGCGCGAAGGCGACGCTCGACCTGAACCTGCTGTTCGGCCGCCACCTCTCGCTGCTCGGCTCGTGGATGGGCACGCGCGACGAGATGGTCGCGGTGCTCGCCGAGCTGTCGGCCGGCCGCCTCGAGCCGGTCGTGGACTCCGTGATGCCGCTGGCCCGGGCGCGCGCCGCGCACGAGCGGATCGAATCGCGCGCCCATTTCGGAAAGGTGGTGCTGGTGCCATGA
- a CDS encoding 4Fe-4S dicluster domain-containing protein: MSAPSNPAPGSRSWFDSADPPSRTGIETCIHCGLCLTACPTYRTLRTEPDSPRGRIYLMRGLLEGRLAPSEELVTHLDRCLDCRACETACPAGVPYSQLLEASRAQIERRVRRASPLRLLGRWVLGHVLPHRGRMQLAADLLRLSQSGPLAALARAADRRGWLPRFASRGLAMTPALEPRAERRLERVEHRLPRDARLERRAEGLVLHPAGAAKARVAFHTSCVMETLFPAINRETVRLLVLAGAEVHVPRAQGCCGALHAHSGDRDAARRLARANANAFGADCEYVVSNSAGCGAALREAGHLCGGDAGVERFSGRVRDVSEVLEQLGLPAAGTRLHARGDSSHDLLVAYHDACHLAHAQKVREAPRRLLRALPGVRLVDLPNSDWCCGSAGVYNLVQPELADAQLEGKLDSIASVSPGMVVASNPGCLMHMRRGADGRGVRVAFAHLVEVLGAAYPAGGGA; this comes from the coding sequence ATGAGCGCGCCCAGCAATCCGGCCCCCGGGAGCCGTTCGTGGTTCGACTCCGCGGACCCGCCGTCGCGGACCGGGATCGAGACCTGCATTCACTGCGGCCTGTGCCTGACGGCGTGCCCGACCTACCGGACGCTGCGCACCGAGCCCGATTCGCCGCGCGGCCGCATCTACCTGATGCGCGGGCTGCTCGAAGGCCGGCTCGCGCCGAGCGAGGAGCTGGTCACGCACCTCGACCGCTGCCTCGACTGCCGCGCGTGCGAGACGGCCTGCCCGGCGGGCGTGCCCTACTCGCAGCTCCTGGAAGCCTCGCGCGCGCAGATCGAGCGGCGCGTCCGCCGCGCGAGCCCGCTGCGGCTCCTCGGCCGCTGGGTGCTCGGTCACGTCCTGCCGCATCGCGGCCGCATGCAGCTCGCCGCCGACCTGCTGCGCCTGTCGCAGTCCGGCCCGCTCGCGGCCCTCGCCCGCGCCGCCGACCGTCGCGGCTGGCTGCCGCGCTTCGCCTCGCGCGGGCTGGCGATGACGCCCGCGCTCGAGCCCCGCGCCGAGCGAAGGCTCGAACGCGTCGAGCACCGGCTTCCGCGCGACGCGCGGCTCGAGCGGCGGGCCGAAGGGCTCGTCCTTCACCCCGCGGGCGCGGCGAAGGCACGCGTCGCGTTCCACACCTCGTGCGTCATGGAGACCCTGTTCCCGGCGATCAATCGCGAAACGGTGAGGCTGCTCGTGCTGGCCGGCGCCGAGGTGCACGTGCCGCGGGCGCAGGGCTGTTGCGGCGCGCTGCACGCGCACTCGGGCGACCGCGACGCCGCACGGCGACTCGCGCGGGCGAACGCGAACGCCTTCGGAGCCGACTGCGAGTACGTGGTCTCGAACTCGGCGGGCTGCGGCGCGGCGCTGCGCGAGGCGGGGCATCTGTGCGGCGGCGACGCCGGGGTCGAGCGCTTTTCGGGCCGGGTGCGCGACGTCTCCGAAGTGCTCGAGCAGCTCGGGCTGCCGGCCGCCGGAACGCGCCTGCACGCGCGGGGCGATTCCTCGCACGACCTGCTCGTCGCCTACCACGACGCTTGCCACCTCGCGCACGCGCAGAAGGTGCGCGAGGCGCCGCGGCGCCTGCTGCGCGCGCTGCCCGGCGTGCGGCTCGTGGACCTGCCGAACAGCGACTGGTGCTGCGGCAGCGCCGGCGTCTACAACCTCGTCCAGCCCGAGCTGGCCGACGCCCAGCTCGAAGGCAAGCTCGACAGCATCGCGAGCGTCTCGCCCGGCATGGTCGTGGCCTCGAACCCCGGCTGCCTGATGCACATGCGCCGCGGCGCCGACGGGCGCGGCGTTCGGGTCGCCTTCGCGCACCTGGTCGAAGTGCTCGGCGCGGCCTACCCGGCCGGCGGCGGCGCGTGA
- a CDS encoding YcaQ family DNA glycosylase, whose product MSVPVFPRRAAAALFLARQRLDRPRARRFTARSLADFVGGTCGLQIDSVNVLERAHLLTLWSRFGAFERAAFDRLAYRRRLLLEYLTHVACFVDSRDLPLWRATMESMPAHFRRRHRYPGRRQPFVDQVEREIAARAPLGNSGFERPGGGKGGGWWTWKPATHALDYLWKAGRIAVHSRRNFEKLYAPMERVLPRYASTRPLPPGELARERVLRSLHAMGAASLDDLAAYWTWPKLFMPDLRGAVAALEREGRIVPVAIEGLRGHWYALAGDLAALAKAARVRRPSRGTTLLCPFDSFLWHRERILRLWGFHYRIEIYVPGHRRKHGYYVLPILHEGRFVGRVDPKLHRGQGVLEARRVGFEPWLVNGGTPPGGAWGAIRLNDALRGTADSLRSLARFTGASRVKLGRVVPAALRAPLARALREAGPEP is encoded by the coding sequence ATGAGCGTCCCGGTCTTCCCGCGCCGCGCCGCCGCGGCGCTGTTCCTCGCCCGCCAGCGGCTCGACCGGCCGCGCGCACGACGCTTCACCGCCCGCTCGCTGGCGGACTTCGTCGGCGGGACCTGCGGACTGCAGATTGACAGCGTGAACGTGCTCGAGCGCGCGCACCTGCTGACGCTCTGGAGCCGGTTCGGCGCCTTCGAACGCGCCGCCTTCGACCGGCTCGCCTATCGCCGCCGGCTGCTGCTCGAGTACCTCACGCACGTCGCCTGCTTCGTGGACTCGCGCGACCTGCCACTGTGGCGGGCGACGATGGAATCCATGCCGGCGCACTTCCGGCGACGCCACCGCTACCCGGGGCGGCGGCAGCCGTTCGTGGATCAGGTGGAACGCGAGATCGCGGCGCGCGCGCCGCTCGGCAATTCCGGATTCGAGCGTCCCGGCGGCGGCAAGGGCGGCGGCTGGTGGACGTGGAAGCCGGCGACGCACGCGCTCGACTACCTGTGGAAGGCCGGGCGCATCGCCGTCCACTCGCGCCGCAATTTCGAGAAGCTCTACGCGCCGATGGAGCGCGTGCTGCCGCGCTACGCCTCGACCCGGCCGCTGCCCCCCGGCGAACTCGCCCGCGAACGGGTGCTGCGCTCGCTGCACGCGATGGGCGCGGCGAGCCTCGACGACCTCGCCGCCTACTGGACGTGGCCCAAACTCTTCATGCCCGATCTGCGCGGCGCGGTCGCCGCGCTCGAACGCGAGGGCCGGATCGTGCCGGTCGCGATCGAAGGTCTGCGCGGTCACTGGTACGCGCTCGCGGGCGACCTTGCGGCGCTCGCGAAGGCGGCCAGGGTGCGGCGGCCTTCGCGCGGAACGACCCTGCTGTGTCCGTTCGATTCGTTCCTGTGGCACCGCGAACGCATCCTGCGGTTGTGGGGGTTTCACTACCGGATCGAGATCTACGTGCCCGGTCACCGGCGCAAGCACGGCTACTACGTGCTGCCGATCCTGCACGAGGGGCGGTTCGTGGGCCGGGTGGATCCGAAGCTGCACCGCGGTCAGGGCGTGCTCGAGGCCCGCCGCGTCGGCTTCGAGCCGTGGCTCGTGAACGGCGGGACGCCGCCCGGGGGCGCCTGGGGCGCGATCCGGCTGAACGACGCGCTGCGCGGCACGGCCGACAGCCTGCGCTCGCTCGCCCGGTTCACCGGCGCCAGCCGGGTGAAGCTCGGCCGCGTCGTGCCCGCGGCGCTGCGCGCTCCGCTCGCGCGGGCGTTGCGGGAAGCGGGGCCCGAACCGTAG
- a CDS encoding T9SS type A sorting domain-containing protein: MPRTRTCVRLGVLLAGLALVAGAPLLVGQLRERHAGDDEERRERAEGGPQRPADWFWAQRVNADGTWPQARYDAAVNATLAERDGALRASAGPMQWENVGPYNIGGRVTALDATPGGATLWLGAADGGVWKSGDGGANWTCMTDRNSFASIGALAVDPSNPDVVWVGTGEANGSVDSYDGNGLWVTTDAGASWNFRGLGAAGRISSVVVDPADPQHVLVGVMGRQFSTGPDRGLYRTLDGGTTWDQVLFVSDSTGVSDIAMNPLHPDTVFCSTWERVRRNTYRRAYGPECGIWRSVDRGATWTRMTSGLPVPSDDVGRIGLAVSRSRPSIVHAQISSGAASGYVGLGWYRSTDGGTTWTKRDVGTTFRNAFGGFAWYFGENGVDPLNADHVYALGVSMLQSFDGGATWSGVGGSMHVDHHALWLDPASSTRYVVGNDGGLYWTNDGSNFAKSLNLPITQFYAGEVDPTDATKLYGGAQDNSSIKTATGPSGWFTILGGDGFYQLVDPVNPNIVFSEWQYCCSNSGFRRSTTGGPSGATTSGWVSSDRFGWSTPICMDPSDHNVLLAGSQYVYKSTDNGLTWAKVSGDLSTNPVTQLLYGTITTLAISPASSSVYYAGTDDGRVWRSLNAGASWDDISAGLPKRWVTRVVPDPANALGVYVTHSGYTSDDQATLVHRSLNQGGSWTNVSGNLANMPANDLVVDPANPQRLYLATDTGVWTTADGGAWWYALGSGLPLQVIADLVLHAGSRQLFAFTHGRSTWKLDLGAMPLAAGPDAPPARLALSAPWPNPARESLRLTLDLPRNERAEVAVFDVVGRRVASLDPGAPGAGRRTIRWDRRDAAGHLARAGVYYVRATSGGASVSRRVVLAD; the protein is encoded by the coding sequence ATGCCGCGCACCCGCACCTGTGTCCGACTCGGCGTGCTGCTCGCCGGCCTCGCGCTCGTCGCCGGCGCGCCGCTGCTGGTCGGGCAGCTCCGCGAACGGCACGCCGGCGACGACGAGGAGCGCCGCGAGCGCGCCGAGGGCGGGCCGCAGCGGCCGGCCGACTGGTTCTGGGCGCAGCGCGTGAACGCCGACGGCACCTGGCCGCAGGCGCGCTACGACGCGGCGGTGAACGCCACGCTGGCCGAACGCGACGGCGCGCTGCGCGCCAGCGCGGGTCCCATGCAGTGGGAAAACGTCGGCCCCTACAACATCGGCGGACGCGTCACGGCGCTCGATGCGACGCCCGGCGGCGCGACGCTGTGGCTGGGCGCGGCCGACGGCGGCGTCTGGAAATCGGGCGACGGCGGCGCCAACTGGACGTGCATGACCGACCGCAACTCGTTCGCCTCGATCGGCGCGCTGGCCGTGGACCCCTCGAACCCCGACGTCGTCTGGGTGGGCACGGGCGAGGCGAACGGCTCGGTGGACTCCTACGACGGCAACGGCCTGTGGGTCACGACCGACGCGGGCGCGAGCTGGAACTTTCGCGGGCTCGGCGCGGCGGGCCGGATCAGCTCGGTGGTCGTGGACCCAGCCGACCCGCAGCACGTGCTGGTCGGCGTCATGGGCCGCCAGTTCTCGACCGGGCCCGACCGCGGCCTCTACCGCACGCTCGACGGCGGCACGACCTGGGACCAGGTCCTGTTCGTGAGCGACAGCACGGGCGTGAGCGACATCGCGATGAACCCGCTGCACCCCGACACCGTCTTCTGCTCGACCTGGGAGCGCGTGCGGCGCAACACCTACCGGCGCGCCTACGGCCCCGAGTGCGGGATCTGGCGCAGCGTGGACCGCGGCGCGACGTGGACCCGCATGACGAGCGGGCTGCCCGTGCCCTCGGACGACGTCGGCCGCATCGGGCTGGCGGTCTCGCGCTCGCGGCCCTCCATCGTGCACGCGCAGATCAGCAGCGGCGCGGCCAGCGGCTACGTCGGCCTCGGCTGGTACCGGAGCACCGACGGCGGAACGACCTGGACGAAGCGTGACGTCGGCACGACGTTCCGCAACGCCTTCGGCGGCTTCGCCTGGTACTTCGGCGAGAACGGCGTGGACCCGCTCAACGCCGACCACGTCTACGCGCTCGGCGTCTCGATGCTCCAGTCCTTCGACGGCGGAGCCACCTGGAGCGGGGTCGGCGGCTCCATGCACGTGGACCATCACGCGCTGTGGCTCGACCCGGCCAGCTCGACGCGCTATGTGGTCGGCAACGACGGCGGGCTCTACTGGACGAACGACGGCTCGAACTTCGCCAAGTCGCTGAACCTGCCCATCACGCAGTTCTACGCAGGCGAGGTGGACCCCACCGACGCGACGAAGCTCTACGGCGGCGCCCAGGACAACAGCTCGATCAAGACCGCCACCGGCCCCTCGGGCTGGTTCACGATCCTGGGCGGGGACGGCTTCTACCAGCTCGTGGACCCGGTGAACCCGAACATCGTCTTCAGCGAGTGGCAGTACTGCTGCAGCAACTCCGGCTTCCGACGCTCGACCACCGGCGGACCTTCGGGCGCGACCACGTCGGGGTGGGTGTCGTCGGACCGCTTCGGCTGGAGCACGCCGATCTGCATGGACCCGTCCGACCACAACGTCCTGCTGGCCGGCAGCCAATACGTCTACAAGAGCACCGACAACGGCCTCACCTGGGCGAAGGTGAGCGGCGACCTCTCGACCAACCCGGTCACGCAGCTGCTCTACGGCACCATCACCACGCTCGCGATTTCGCCGGCCAGCTCCAGCGTGTACTACGCGGGCACCGACGACGGAAGAGTCTGGCGCTCGCTCAACGCCGGCGCCTCGTGGGACGACATCTCGGCGGGGCTGCCGAAGCGCTGGGTGACGCGCGTCGTGCCGGACCCGGCCAACGCGCTCGGCGTCTACGTGACGCACTCGGGCTACACCTCGGACGATCAGGCCACGCTCGTCCACCGCAGCCTGAACCAGGGCGGCTCGTGGACCAACGTCTCGGGCAACCTCGCCAACATGCCCGCCAACGACCTGGTCGTGGACCCGGCGAATCCCCAGCGCCTCTACCTGGCGACCGACACCGGCGTGTGGACCACGGCGGACGGCGGGGCCTGGTGGTACGCCCTCGGCTCCGGGCTGCCGCTGCAGGTGATCGCCGACCTCGTCCTGCACGCGGGATCCCGGCAACTTTTCGCCTTCACCCACGGACGCTCGACCTGGAAGCTGGACCTCGGCGCGATGCCGCTGGCCGCCGGTCCGGACGCTCCGCCGGCGCGTCTCGCGCTGTCGGCGCCGTGGCCGAACCCCGCCCGCGAGTCGCTTCGGCTGACGCTCGACCTTCCTCGCAACGAACGCGCGGAAGTGGCGGTCTTCGACGTGGTTGGCCGCCGGGTCGCGTCGCTCGATCCGGGCGCCCCCGGCGCGGGCCGGCGCACGATCCGCTGGGACCGGCGCGACGCCGCAGGGCATCTCGCGCGCGCCGGCGTCTACTACGTCCGCGCCACCTCGGGCGGCGCGAGCGTCTCGCGCCGGGTCGTGCTCGCCGACTGA
- a CDS encoding HU family DNA-binding protein: MAKMMTKTQIAGHIANKFELSKKQSTEILMELASLAAKQAKNGFVFPGVGKLVIVNRKARMGRNPQTGEAIKIAAKRVLKFRIAKAMKDSVLK; this comes from the coding sequence ATGGCGAAGATGATGACGAAGACCCAGATCGCCGGCCACATCGCGAACAAGTTCGAGCTCAGCAAGAAGCAGAGCACCGAGATCCTGATGGAGCTGGCCTCGCTCGCCGCCAAGCAGGCGAAGAACGGCTTCGTGTTCCCGGGCGTCGGCAAGCTCGTGATCGTGAACCGCAAGGCGCGCATGGGCCGCAACCCGCAGACGGGCGAAGCCATCAAGATCGCCGCCAAGCGCGTCCTCAAGTTCCGCATCGCGAAGGCCATGAAGGACTCGGTGCTGAAGTAG